In a genomic window of Paraburkholderia phenazinium:
- a CDS encoding alpha-ketoglutarate-dependent dioxygenase AlkB family protein, producing the protein MNDLFDDLPKPDVAWYPDWLAPAAAERALRQLIDEVAWKQESMGTPAGRVALPRLTAWQGEADAIYVYSGIRNVPQAWTPMVAELKTQAETICECRFNSVLLNRYRNGLDSMGWHADHERELGPQPVIASVSLGAARTFDLRHNKTGAVQSYQLKGGSLLVMRGNTQAEWRHRVPKEPRISGERINLTFRWVMPER; encoded by the coding sequence ATGAACGATCTGTTCGACGATCTTCCCAAGCCCGACGTTGCCTGGTATCCCGACTGGCTCGCGCCCGCCGCGGCTGAGCGCGCGTTGCGGCAACTCATCGACGAAGTGGCGTGGAAGCAGGAATCGATGGGCACGCCGGCCGGTCGCGTAGCGCTGCCGCGTCTCACCGCGTGGCAAGGCGAAGCGGACGCGATCTACGTCTACTCCGGCATTCGCAACGTGCCGCAAGCGTGGACGCCGATGGTGGCCGAGTTGAAGACGCAGGCGGAAACGATCTGCGAGTGCCGCTTCAACAGCGTGTTGCTTAACCGCTACCGCAATGGACTCGACAGCATGGGCTGGCACGCCGATCACGAGCGCGAGTTGGGGCCGCAGCCGGTGATTGCGTCGGTGAGTCTGGGCGCAGCCCGCACTTTCGATCTGCGTCACAACAAGACGGGGGCGGTGCAGTCGTATCAGCTCAAAGGCGGCAGCCTGCTCGTGATGCGGGGCAACACGCAGGCGGAGTGGCGGCATCGGGTGCCTAAGGAGCCGCGTATTAGCGGCGAGCGGATCAATCTGACGTTTCGCTGGGTGATGCCGGAGCGCTAG
- a CDS encoding malonic semialdehyde reductase: MNLSDDALDQLFRNARTHNGWQPKPVDDALLRQLVELVLLGPTSANSSPGRFVFVKSQEAKEKLRPALSAGNLEKTMAAPVTVIVGMDMAFYEHLPKLFPHADARSWFAGNEKAIADTAFRNATLQGGYLIMAARALGLDTGAMSGFDAAKVDAAFFAGTTVKANFLINLGYGDPSKLFARSPRFTFDEAAQIV; encoded by the coding sequence ATGAACCTTTCCGACGACGCACTCGACCAGCTCTTTCGCAACGCGCGCACGCATAACGGCTGGCAACCCAAACCGGTCGACGATGCCCTGCTCAGGCAACTGGTAGAACTCGTCCTGCTCGGACCGACCTCGGCTAATTCGAGCCCGGGCCGGTTCGTTTTCGTCAAGTCGCAGGAAGCGAAGGAAAAGCTGCGCCCCGCCCTGTCGGCTGGCAATCTCGAGAAGACGATGGCTGCGCCGGTGACGGTGATCGTAGGGATGGACATGGCCTTCTACGAGCACTTGCCTAAACTGTTCCCGCACGCCGATGCGCGCAGCTGGTTTGCGGGCAACGAAAAAGCCATCGCCGACACGGCTTTTCGCAACGCGACGCTGCAAGGCGGCTATCTGATCATGGCGGCACGTGCGCTGGGGCTCGATACCGGCGCCATGTCGGGCTTCGATGCGGCCAAGGTCGACGCGGCGTTCTTCGCGGGCACGACGGTGAAGGCAAACTTCCTCATCAACCTCGGCTACGGCGACCCGTCGAAGCTGTTCGCGCGCAGCCCGCGCTTTACGTTCGACGAGGCCGCTCAGATCGTCTGA
- a CDS encoding metallophosphoesterase — MRRSSFLVRIICIGVLLHIYVGFRIIPDLPIDTAARWLAALWLVLSCLLIPLGMLARTIERQPLGDRLAWIGLLAMGFFSSLLVLTFVRDLAMASLLTVDAIWPHAIPLSVWRTDSAAAVPLLALLSTAVGLFNARRRARVVTIEVPIDDLPPALDGFTIVQISDIHVGPTIKRRYVDAIVDAVNRLKPDLIAVTGDVVDGSVPQLRDHTRPLSRLSARHGAFLVTGNHEYYAGADAWIDEFRRLGLHVLLNEHVVVEHEGARAVIAGVTDYSAAHFDPAHRSDPAAALAGAPGDILIKVLLAHQPRSAEAAAEAGFTLQLSGHTHGGQFFPWNFFVRFQQPFTAGLARLNGLWVYTSRGTGYWGPPKRLGAPSEITRLRLVPGEVS; from the coding sequence ATGCGCCGCTCATCGTTCCTTGTCCGCATTATTTGCATTGGCGTCCTGCTGCATATTTACGTCGGCTTTCGTATCATTCCAGACCTGCCCATCGATACCGCCGCCCGATGGCTGGCAGCGCTCTGGCTCGTGCTGTCCTGCCTGCTGATTCCGCTCGGCATGCTGGCGCGCACGATCGAGCGCCAGCCGCTCGGCGACCGCCTCGCGTGGATCGGCCTACTGGCGATGGGTTTCTTCTCGTCCCTGCTGGTGCTCACCTTCGTGCGCGATCTGGCAATGGCATCGCTGCTGACCGTCGATGCGATCTGGCCGCATGCCATCCCGCTGAGCGTCTGGCGCACGGACTCCGCCGCGGCGGTGCCGCTGCTGGCGTTGCTGTCCACCGCGGTGGGCCTCTTCAACGCGCGGCGCCGGGCACGCGTTGTCACGATCGAGGTGCCGATCGACGATCTGCCGCCCGCACTCGACGGCTTCACGATCGTCCAGATCAGCGATATTCACGTTGGACCGACCATCAAGCGCCGTTACGTCGACGCGATCGTCGATGCCGTCAACCGCCTCAAGCCCGATCTGATTGCCGTGACCGGCGACGTGGTCGACGGCAGCGTGCCGCAACTGAGGGACCACACACGCCCGCTGTCGCGCCTCAGCGCACGGCACGGTGCGTTTCTGGTCACCGGCAATCACGAGTACTACGCGGGCGCCGATGCCTGGATCGACGAGTTCCGTCGACTCGGCCTGCATGTGCTGCTTAACGAGCACGTGGTGGTGGAGCACGAAGGCGCACGTGCGGTGATCGCGGGCGTGACCGACTACTCGGCCGCGCACTTCGACCCGGCCCACCGCAGCGACCCTGCTGCGGCACTTGCGGGCGCCCCGGGAGACATATTGATCAAGGTACTGCTCGCGCATCAGCCGCGTTCGGCCGAAGCCGCGGCGGAAGCCGGTTTCACCCTGCAGTTGTCAGGGCATACGCACGGCGGCCAGTTCTTCCCGTGGAATTTCTTTGTGCGGTTTCAGCAGCCGTTCACGGCTGGGCTTGCGCGACTCAACGGACTGTGGGTTTATACGAGCCGCGGAACCGGCTATTGGGGACCGCCCAAGCGGCTTGGCGCACCGTCGGAGATTACCCGGCTGCGTCTGGTGCCGGGTGAAGTCAGCTGA
- a CDS encoding MgtC/SapB family protein produces MTLEFVLRLLAAFACGVAIGIERQMRQRTAGLRTITLVASGACLFVTLGVLTGNGSAGVTQIAAYVVSGVGFLGGGVIMRDKGSIQGINTAATLWCSAAVGVLCGAGHFGPALAGTGIVLLTNTVLREVSRTINATPVSNADLVREYVLTVVCRDEDEIHIRAALSNSMYSMPLSFQSLTSEDVTEQPGRMRVTATIKLHPKDQSKLELMASRISMETSVSSVSWIAKEAEPTPE; encoded by the coding sequence ATGACGCTTGAATTTGTCTTGCGGCTTCTCGCCGCCTTCGCCTGTGGTGTGGCAATCGGCATCGAACGGCAGATGCGGCAGCGCACCGCCGGTCTGCGCACCATCACCCTCGTCGCAAGCGGCGCGTGCCTGTTCGTCACACTCGGGGTGCTGACCGGCAACGGCTCGGCTGGGGTCACGCAGATCGCCGCATATGTGGTGTCCGGCGTGGGCTTCCTTGGCGGCGGCGTGATCATGCGCGACAAGGGTTCCATCCAGGGCATCAACACGGCGGCGACCTTGTGGTGTTCGGCGGCCGTCGGCGTGTTGTGCGGTGCGGGACATTTCGGCCCGGCGCTCGCCGGCACCGGTATCGTGCTGCTGACCAACACCGTGCTGCGCGAAGTCAGCCGCACCATCAATGCGACGCCGGTTTCGAACGCCGACCTCGTGCGCGAGTACGTGCTGACGGTGGTCTGCCGCGACGAGGACGAGATTCATATCCGCGCGGCGCTATCGAACTCGATGTATTCGATGCCGCTGTCGTTTCAAAGTCTGACAAGCGAGGACGTCACGGAGCAGCCCGGCCGTATGCGCGTCACGGCGACCATCAAACTGCATCCGAAGGATCAGTCCAAGCTCGAATTGATGGCAAGCCGCATCAGCATGGAAACGAGCGTTTCGAGCGTCAGCTGGATCGCCAAAGAAGCGGAACCGACGCCGGAGTAG
- a CDS encoding GlsB/YeaQ/YmgE family stress response membrane protein, producing MEHGIIAWLIIGAIAGWLAGVLVKGGGFGLIVDIIVGIVGAFIGGWLSGVLHISLGGGWIGSIITAVIGAVILLFIVRLFKRGA from the coding sequence ATGGAACACGGCATCATTGCATGGCTCATCATCGGCGCAATCGCTGGCTGGCTGGCGGGTGTGCTCGTCAAGGGCGGCGGTTTCGGGTTGATCGTCGACATCATCGTCGGCATTGTCGGTGCGTTTATCGGCGGTTGGCTCTCCGGTGTCCTGCACATCTCGCTCGGCGGCGGCTGGATCGGCTCGATCATTACAGCGGTGATCGGCGCAGTGATCCTGTTGTTTATCGTCCGGCTGTTCAAGCGAGGAGCCTAG